A single region of the Enterobacter cloacae complex sp. R_G8 genome encodes:
- the acpS gene encoding holo-ACP synthase, with the protein MRIGTDIVEVSRIQRAITNWQSDFLQRVFTPQENIKINREDPNYERASGFWAAKEAVVKALGCGYRDGITFKDIEINHDELGCPHLIFSGRVKELLIEKQMANASLSISHCQHYATAVVILY; encoded by the coding sequence ATGCGTATCGGCACGGACATTGTGGAAGTTTCGCGCATACAGCGAGCGATAACAAACTGGCAAAGCGATTTTTTACAGCGCGTCTTTACCCCGCAAGAAAATATAAAAATTAACCGGGAAGATCCTAACTATGAGCGCGCATCAGGTTTCTGGGCGGCAAAAGAGGCGGTCGTTAAGGCGCTTGGCTGTGGATATCGCGACGGCATCACCTTTAAGGATATTGAAATAAACCATGACGAATTGGGTTGTCCCCATCTGATTTTCTCTGGGCGAGTCAAAGAGCTGCTTATTGAAAAGCAGATGGCGAATGCCTCGCTCAGTATTTCGCATTGTCAGCACTATGCGACAGCCGTTGTCATACTTTATTAA
- a CDS encoding ShlB/FhaC/HecB family hemolysin secretion/activation protein, translating into MKRKTEKAIKKEIVGRCVGSIGVVKIAAALQDFYIDAGYITTRITIPSQNISSGTLKLDVNAGKIEKIIVEHNDINPWMLPFAKEDILNIRDIEQGLENLQQEPGVDVKINIEPGTKHGYSTIRISTNREKQWSVRASYNNWGDKATGEHLTSVVGYLYNIARFSDLFYLAGTKSTTGQYQSVSGYYALPVGYWNYSLFYSSSKSRQAIPLYYTTVDYAGKSDYGSIKATRTVYRDKSRKVTGNAELIRRKASYTLNGEELVLQKRDMDNVRFGVNYTQQLANAHWDSTVSWQRFVTWFGAEKTPDMVYGNVSPVSQLVNVESRYTRQFSQTAYSAFFLAQYAPRELTLQDQMTMGDRWSVRGFENSVGLTGNSGYYLQNTFYRPVRGMNANYYVGVDAGHIRRDSVYGEEIIVGSTLGIQGSVKSLAYDSSVSMPVKYPGSMDVNKFNFNLNLSYQL; encoded by the coding sequence TTGAAACGTAAAACCGAAAAGGCGATAAAAAAAGAGATCGTCGGACGCTGCGTGGGCAGCATCGGTGTGGTGAAAATTGCCGCCGCGTTACAGGATTTTTATATCGATGCCGGTTACATCACGACCCGCATTACGATCCCTTCGCAGAATATTTCGTCTGGTACGCTGAAGCTTGACGTCAATGCGGGGAAGATAGAAAAAATTATTGTCGAGCATAATGATATTAATCCATGGATGCTGCCGTTTGCGAAAGAGGACATCCTTAATATTCGCGATATCGAGCAGGGTCTGGAAAACCTGCAGCAAGAACCCGGCGTGGATGTGAAGATCAATATCGAGCCGGGTACGAAGCACGGGTATAGCACCATTCGCATCAGCACCAACCGGGAAAAACAGTGGAGCGTGCGGGCGAGCTATAACAACTGGGGCGATAAAGCGACAGGAGAACACCTGACCTCTGTGGTGGGCTATCTCTATAACATCGCCCGGTTTAGCGATCTGTTTTATCTCGCCGGAACGAAGAGCACGACGGGTCAGTATCAGAGTGTAAGTGGTTACTATGCCTTGCCGGTAGGCTACTGGAACTATTCGCTGTTTTATAGCAGCAGCAAGTCGCGTCAGGCGATACCGCTCTATTACACCACGGTGGATTACGCCGGTAAGAGTGACTACGGGAGCATTAAGGCGACGCGCACGGTCTACCGGGATAAAAGCCGGAAGGTGACGGGGAATGCCGAGCTGATCCGTCGAAAAGCCAGTTATACCCTTAATGGCGAGGAACTTGTTTTACAGAAGCGTGACATGGATAACGTCAGGTTTGGCGTGAATTACACGCAGCAGCTGGCAAATGCACACTGGGATTCAACGGTATCCTGGCAGCGTTTTGTCACCTGGTTCGGCGCTGAAAAAACGCCGGATATGGTGTATGGCAATGTCAGTCCCGTCAGTCAGCTGGTGAATGTGGAAAGTCGCTATACCCGACAATTTTCTCAAACCGCCTATAGCGCTTTTTTTTTGGCGCAATACGCACCGCGTGAGCTGACGCTGCAGGATCAAATGACGATGGGCGATCGCTGGAGCGTGCGCGGGTTTGAAAACAGCGTTGGCCTGACCGGGAACAGCGGGTACTACCTGCAAAATACATTTTATCGCCCGGTGCGAGGAATGAACGCAAATTATTATGTTGGCGTAGATGCCGGTCATATAAGACGGGACAGTGTCTATGGCGAAGAGATTATCGTCGGCAGCACCCTGGGTATTCAGGGAAGTGTGAAAAGCCTAGCGTACGATTCATCAGTCTCCATGCCGGTTAAATATCCTGGCAGCATGGACGTGAATAAATTTAATTTTAATCTGAATCTTTCTTATCAGCTTTGA
- a CDS encoding SDR family NAD(P)-dependent oxidoreductase yields MYQYNDLKEKTVLVTGASGDIGLAICAKFLDQNCDVYALYKSNATQLTELKETHPAGSKLTVIQCDLADAQSVTALCSRLTEEAGKLDVLVNNAGIVKDSLFASMSFDDFSQVVDTNLFSIFRLTKEALMLLRSAEHPAIINVASIAAIIPSVGQANYSASKGAILGFTRTLAAELAPYGVRVNAIAPGMIESKMVKKVSRTVVRGVTASIPLRRLGKCDEVANTVVYLGSTASSYIVGQTIVIDGGLVMR; encoded by the coding sequence ATGTATCAATATAATGATCTTAAGGAAAAGACGGTTCTGGTCACCGGCGCCAGTGGTGATATTGGCCTGGCGATCTGCGCTAAATTTCTTGACCAGAATTGCGATGTTTATGCGCTGTATAAATCCAATGCCACGCAATTAACGGAACTGAAAGAAACGCATCCGGCAGGAAGCAAGCTCACCGTAATTCAGTGCGATCTCGCCGATGCGCAGAGTGTCACTGCACTCTGTTCACGCCTGACCGAGGAAGCAGGCAAGCTGGATGTGCTGGTTAACAACGCCGGGATTGTGAAAGACAGCCTGTTTGCCTCGATGAGCTTTGATGATTTCAGCCAGGTGGTAGACACCAACCTGTTCAGCATTTTCCGTCTGACGAAAGAGGCTTTAATGCTGCTGCGCTCCGCAGAACACCCGGCCATCATCAATGTGGCCTCCATTGCGGCCATTATCCCAAGCGTCGGGCAGGCGAACTACAGCGCGTCGAAGGGCGCAATCCTGGGATTCACCCGCACGCTGGCGGCTGAACTGGCGCCGTATGGCGTGCGCGTAAATGCCATCGCGCCGGGGATGATTGAATCCAAAATGGTGAAAAAAGTATCCCGCACGGTGGTGCGTGGCGTAACGGCTTCTATTCCATTGCGTCGTCTGGGCAAATGCGACGAGGTTGCCAATACCGTCGTTTATCTGGGCTCCACTGCCTCCAGCTACATTGTGGGTCAAACCATCGTTATCGATGGCGGCCTGGTGATGCGGTGA